One window of Alteriqipengyuania lutimaris genomic DNA carries:
- the rsmG gene encoding 16S rRNA (guanine(527)-N(7))-methyltransferase RsmG, translating into MIETEEQARAFVADLCSSDAFSALERFAAELLIEAAKQNLIARSTTDTLWQRHFADSAQLLDHVPRETDGADAHPWLDLGSGAGFPGIVMAIMRPEVPHVLVESRARRVEWLERMVALAGLKQCRVVHSRLEKVESFPAGVITARAFAPLPQLISLSARFSTTGTTWLLPKGRSAAQERDELDSPQRAMFHVKQSVTSRDAAILVGTGRPKTGSRT; encoded by the coding sequence ATGATCGAGACCGAAGAGCAGGCGAGGGCGTTCGTAGCCGACCTATGCAGCAGCGACGCATTTTCCGCATTGGAGCGATTTGCTGCCGAATTGCTGATCGAGGCGGCAAAACAGAACCTCATCGCACGTTCTACCACCGATACGCTGTGGCAGCGCCATTTTGCGGATAGCGCCCAGCTTCTCGATCATGTTCCACGTGAAACGGACGGCGCCGATGCCCATCCCTGGCTCGATCTGGGCAGCGGGGCAGGCTTTCCCGGGATCGTCATGGCGATCATGCGGCCCGAAGTCCCGCATGTTCTGGTCGAATCGCGCGCACGCCGCGTCGAGTGGCTCGAGCGCATGGTGGCGCTGGCGGGGCTCAAGCAGTGCCGAGTCGTTCACTCGCGGCTGGAGAAGGTGGAGAGCTTTCCCGCGGGTGTCATAACCGCACGCGCCTTCGCTCCGCTGCCACAACTCATCAGCTTGTCCGCACGCTTTTCCACCACGGGCACCACTTGGCTCTTGCCCAAGGGGCGCTCGGCAGCGCAGGAAAGGGATGAGCTTGATTCTCCGCAGCGCGCGATGTTTCACGTGAAACAATCGGTCACGAGCCGCGACGCTGCCATTCTGGTCGGAACGGGCCGGCCCAAAACGGGGAGCCGCACATGA
- a CDS encoding PQQ-dependent sugar dehydrogenase translates to MKILRNIGIAILVILVLAAIIIALLLRGSRAELTVDEVSGTDPTLVEPDEEWFPTINVAEPVGWAEGETPDAAEGLEVVRFAEGLDHPRILYRLPNGDILVTLTNSPPRETGGIEGFIMKTLMGRAGAGVPSPDALVLLRDSDGDGRADIRRVLREDGLDSPSGLAYADGTLYVANHNALLAFDYELGSPNLTGEPRKLMDLPGGGNHWMRNIILSPDGERIYVAVGSASNIGENGMEAEEGRAAIWEYDLADGSQRIWATGLRNPNGLAWNPMSDELWTTVNERDMLGGDLVPDYLTNVPIGANYGWPWVYYKNTLDMRVEAPMPNFLTEYARYPEYALGPHVAALGLAFSREGHRLGDDYARGAFIARHGSWNRKPPSGYDVVFVRFDARGNPLGKPVPVLRSFLNGDGETRGRPTWVEWTDRGGLLVSDDTAGIIWHVIDPDAQPADAIEQIEGERLEAQTELRGDPRDAFTDEFAREFNPLGNTSGE, encoded by the coding sequence ATGAAGATCCTTCGCAACATCGGCATCGCAATTCTCGTCATCCTCGTGCTGGCGGCGATCATCATCGCCCTGCTGCTGCGCGGCAGCCGCGCCGAGCTGACGGTGGACGAGGTCTCGGGCACCGATCCGACGCTGGTCGAGCCCGATGAGGAATGGTTTCCCACGATCAACGTGGCCGAGCCGGTGGGCTGGGCCGAGGGTGAGACGCCAGACGCGGCCGAGGGGCTGGAAGTCGTCCGCTTCGCCGAAGGGCTCGATCATCCGCGCATCCTCTATCGCCTGCCCAATGGCGATATCCTGGTCACGCTGACCAACAGCCCCCCGCGCGAGACCGGCGGGATCGAGGGCTTCATCATGAAGACCCTGATGGGCCGCGCGGGCGCGGGCGTGCCTTCGCCCGACGCCCTCGTCCTGCTGCGCGACAGCGACGGCGACGGGCGCGCCGATATCCGCCGGGTGCTGCGCGAGGACGGCCTCGATTCGCCCTCGGGCCTCGCCTACGCCGACGGCACGCTCTACGTCGCCAATCACAATGCCCTGCTGGCCTTCGATTACGAGCTGGGATCGCCCAACCTGACGGGCGAGCCGCGCAAGCTGATGGACCTGCCGGGCGGCGGCAATCACTGGATGCGCAACATCATCCTCTCGCCCGATGGCGAGCGGATCTATGTCGCGGTCGGTTCGGCGAGCAATATCGGCGAGAACGGCATGGAGGCCGAGGAAGGCCGCGCCGCGATCTGGGAATATGATCTTGCCGACGGTTCGCAGCGGATCTGGGCGACCGGCCTGCGCAATCCCAACGGGCTGGCGTGGAACCCGATGTCCGACGAATTGTGGACCACGGTGAACGAGCGCGACATGCTCGGCGGGGATCTGGTGCCCGATTACCTGACCAACGTGCCGATCGGCGCGAATTACGGCTGGCCGTGGGTCTATTACAAGAACACGCTCGACATGCGGGTCGAGGCGCCGATGCCCAATTTCCTGACCGAATATGCGCGCTACCCCGAATACGCGCTGGGCCCGCACGTCGCGGCGCTGGGCCTCGCCTTCAGCCGCGAAGGACACCGGTTGGGCGACGATTACGCGCGCGGGGCCTTCATCGCGCGGCACGGTTCGTGGAACCGCAAGCCGCCTTCGGGCTACGACGTCGTCTTCGTCCGCTTCGACGCGCGGGGCAATCCGCTCGGCAAGCCCGTGCCCGTGCTGCGCAGCTTCCTGAATGGCGACGGCGAGACGCGCGGGCGCCCGACCTGGGTCGAATGGACCGATCGGGGCGGCCTGCTGGTGAGCGACGATACCGCGGGGATCATCTGGCACGTGATCGATCCCGATGCGCAGCCTGCCGACGCGATCGAGCAGATCGAGGGCGAGCGGCTCGAAGCGCAGACCGAGCTGCGGGGCGACCCCCGCGACGCCTTCACCGACGAATTCGCGCGCGAGTTCAACCCGCTAGGCAATACCTCCGGCGAATAG
- a CDS encoding ParA family protein, whose protein sequence is MIRIAIANQKGGVGKTTTAINIATATAASGWRTLLVDMDPQGNASTGLGIHSLDRDYSTYDLLLDEGTVEQCTQKTRIPNLDVMPATQDLSGAEVELVSEPDRVERLKRGLAAADGAYDVCFIDCPPSLGLLTLNALSAANSLLVPLQCEFFALEGLSQLLQTVERVQQGINPTLKIIGVTLTMFDRRNRLTDQVAEDVRECLGGLVFDTVIPRNVRLSEAPSHGLPALIYDHSCAGSQAYISLARELIARLPAQRKAA, encoded by the coding sequence ATGATCCGGATTGCGATTGCCAATCAGAAGGGCGGGGTCGGCAAGACGACCACGGCGATCAATATTGCCACGGCCACGGCCGCGAGCGGCTGGCGGACGCTGCTGGTCGATATGGATCCGCAGGGAAATGCTTCGACCGGGCTCGGGATTCACAGCTTGGACCGCGACTATTCCACGTATGACCTCCTCCTCGACGAGGGAACGGTCGAGCAGTGCACGCAGAAAACGCGCATTCCCAATCTCGACGTGATGCCCGCGACGCAGGATCTCAGCGGCGCCGAAGTCGAGCTGGTGAGCGAACCCGACCGGGTCGAACGGCTGAAGCGCGGTCTGGCCGCGGCGGACGGGGCCTATGACGTGTGTTTCATCGACTGCCCGCCGTCGCTCGGCCTGTTGACACTCAACGCGCTGAGCGCGGCCAATTCGCTGCTCGTGCCGCTCCAGTGCGAATTTTTCGCGCTCGAAGGGCTCAGCCAGCTGCTCCAGACGGTCGAACGCGTGCAGCAGGGCATCAATCCCACGCTCAAGATCATCGGCGTGACGCTTACGATGTTCGATCGCCGCAACCGCCTGACCGATCAGGTGGCGGAGGACGTGCGCGAATGCCTCGGCGGGCTGGTGTTCGACACGGTCATCCCGCGCAACGTGCGCCTGTCCGAAGCGCCGAGCCACGGCCTGCCGGCGCTGATCTACGATCACTCCTGCGCCGGAAGCCAGGCCTATATCTCCCTGGCGCGCGAATTGATCGCGCGCCTCCCCGCCCAGAGGAAAGCAGCATGA
- a CDS encoding ParB/RepB/Spo0J family partition protein → MSAKPAAESSAVKADAAPDRSKRKLGRGLGALLGETQREESIAPAEGGTTIIAPTKPGDAAGAPTSGLASIPVARIEPLPGQPRQYFEEDALEELAQSIARRGVIQPIIVRPLERKGRYQLVAGERRWRAAQRAKLHEIPAIIRDLDQREVMAIALIENIQREDLNPIEEARAYQQLAEVEDMSQADIAALVDKSRSHVANLQRLLALPEPVIRLVEIGKLSMGHARALIGNDRAQELAEEAVEKNLSVREIEKRVRARPPREATGSAKSEVEGAPPGTNADIEAVEKHLEEFLGMSLNIKPDADPRSGAITIRYKTLDQLDLLCQRLTGGEI, encoded by the coding sequence ATGAGCGCAAAACCCGCAGCCGAATCGAGCGCCGTGAAAGCCGACGCAGCCCCCGATCGCAGCAAGCGCAAGCTCGGGCGCGGGCTCGGCGCCCTGCTCGGCGAGACGCAGCGCGAGGAGAGCATCGCGCCCGCGGAAGGCGGCACCACGATTATCGCTCCCACGAAGCCGGGCGATGCTGCCGGGGCTCCTACTTCGGGCCTCGCCTCGATCCCCGTGGCGCGGATCGAGCCGCTGCCCGGGCAGCCGCGCCAGTATTTTGAGGAGGATGCGCTCGAAGAGCTCGCGCAGTCGATCGCCCGGCGCGGCGTCATCCAGCCGATCATCGTTCGCCCGCTCGAGCGCAAGGGACGCTATCAACTGGTGGCGGGGGAACGTCGCTGGCGCGCGGCGCAGCGCGCCAAGCTGCACGAGATTCCCGCGATCATCCGCGACCTCGACCAGCGCGAGGTGATGGCGATCGCGCTGATCGAGAACATCCAGCGCGAGGACCTCAACCCGATCGAAGAGGCGCGGGCGTACCAGCAGCTGGCCGAGGTCGAGGACATGAGCCAGGCGGATATCGCGGCGCTCGTCGACAAGTCGCGCAGCCACGTCGCCAACCTCCAGCGCCTGCTCGCGCTGCCCGAGCCGGTGATCCGGCTGGTCGAGATCGGCAAGCTCAGCATGGGCCATGCGCGCGCGCTGATCGGGAATGATCGCGCGCAGGAACTGGCCGAGGAAGCGGTCGAGAAGAACCTGTCGGTGCGCGAGATCGAGAAGCGCGTGCGGGCCAGGCCGCCGCGCGAGGCCACGGGCTCGGCGAAGAGCGAAGTGGAAGGTGCGCCTCCGGGCACCAATGCGGATATCGAGGCGGTCGAGAAGCACCTCGAGGAGTTTCTGGGTATGTCGTTGAACATCAAGCCCGATGCGGACCCGCGCTCGGGCGCGATCACGATCCGTTACAAGACGCTCGACCAGCTGGACCTGCTTTGCCAGCGCCTCACCGGCGGAGAGATCTAG
- a CDS encoding GAF domain-containing protein, with translation MFDFTLPADTSDEERYRELANAADALTDGESDGVANMANLAALIWSFVPDLNWAGFYRMVDGELVLGPFIGNPACIRIPLGQGVCGTAAQSGETQLVEDVHAFPGHIACDSASASELVVPVIRDGRVIAVIDLDSPNKARFGDADARGIEAMAARIAGRI, from the coding sequence ATGTTCGATTTCACCCTCCCCGCCGATACCAGCGACGAAGAACGCTACCGCGAGCTTGCCAATGCCGCCGACGCGCTGACCGACGGCGAGAGCGACGGCGTGGCCAACATGGCCAACCTTGCCGCGCTGATCTGGAGCTTCGTGCCCGATCTCAACTGGGCGGGATTCTACCGGATGGTAGACGGCGAACTTGTGCTCGGCCCGTTCATCGGCAATCCGGCCTGCATCCGCATCCCGCTGGGCCAGGGCGTCTGCGGCACCGCGGCGCAGAGCGGCGAGACGCAGCTGGTCGAGGACGTCCACGCCTTCCCCGGCCACATCGCCTGCGATTCGGCGAGCGCTTCGGAACTGGTCGTGCCGGTGATACGCGACGGCCGGGTGATCGCGGTGATCGATCTCGACAGCCCCAACAAGGCGCGCTTCGGCGATGCGGATGCGCGCGGGATCGAGGCAATGGCGGCGCGGATCGCCGGGCGCATCTGA